A single region of the Hoeflea prorocentri genome encodes:
- a CDS encoding VOC family protein, whose translation MKPISHILETGLYADDLDAAERFYGDVLGLEKVTRAGNRHVFFRCGEGMLLIFNPAESVKPPGNPAMPVPVHGAKGEGHMCFAATAEEIAAMKTRLEASNIAIEADFHWPGGGRSIYVRDPAGNSIEFAEPRIWGFGTETDTGIETT comes from the coding sequence ATGAAACCGATCAGCCACATATTGGAAACCGGTCTTTATGCCGATGACCTCGATGCGGCCGAGCGGTTTTACGGGGATGTGCTGGGCCTTGAAAAGGTGACGCGCGCGGGTAATCGGCACGTCTTCTTCCGCTGCGGCGAAGGCATGCTGCTGATCTTCAATCCAGCTGAATCGGTCAAGCCCCCGGGCAATCCGGCAATGCCGGTACCGGTGCACGGTGCAAAGGGCGAAGGACATATGTGCTTTGCGGCAACGGCCGAGGAGATCGCCGCGATGAAAACGCGGCTCGAAGCCTCGAATATCGCTATTGAGGCCGATTTTCACTGGCCGGGCGGTGGCCGATCTATTTATGTGCGCGATCCGGCCGGCAACAGTATCGAATTCGCCGAACCCCGCATCTGGGGTTTCGGAACAGAAACGGACACGGGCATTGAGACAACTTGA
- the rdgB gene encoding RdgB/HAM1 family non-canonical purine NTP pyrophosphatase, with protein MRQLEDRKLVIASHNQGKVRELRQLLDPLGYTLVTATELSLDEPEETGVTFEENAELKARAAASASGLPSLSDDSGLAVDGLDGAPGIYSARWAGPKKDFGEAMRRVNEELEARAPDNRTARFVSVICLAWPDGHVEFFRGEVEGTLVWPPRGDQGFGYDPVFLPEGYEKTFGEMSAEQKHGWTPGQEKALSHRARAFKLFAEQCLTS; from the coding sequence TTGAGACAACTTGAAGACAGGAAGCTGGTCATCGCCAGCCACAATCAGGGCAAGGTGCGCGAGCTGAGGCAGCTTCTCGACCCTCTGGGTTATACTCTGGTAACAGCGACGGAGCTGTCCCTCGACGAGCCGGAAGAAACCGGCGTGACGTTCGAGGAGAACGCCGAACTGAAGGCCCGGGCGGCCGCATCCGCGTCCGGCCTTCCATCGCTCTCGGACGATTCCGGCCTTGCAGTCGACGGCCTCGATGGGGCGCCGGGTATTTATTCGGCCCGCTGGGCCGGGCCAAAAAAGGATTTCGGCGAGGCGATGCGCCGCGTCAACGAGGAACTTGAGGCCAGGGCGCCGGACAACCGGACGGCGCGGTTTGTTTCGGTCATCTGCCTGGCCTGGCCGGACGGTCACGTGGAGTTTTTCCGCGGCGAGGTGGAAGGCACGCTTGTGTGGCCACCGCGCGGCGACCAGGGCTTCGGCTATGATCCGGTCTTTTTGCCGGAAGGATATGAAAAAACCTTCGGCGAGATGAGCGCCGAGCAGAAACATGGCTGGACACCCGGACAGGAAAAAGCGTTGTCGCACCGCGCGCGGGCATTCAAGCTGTTCGCCGAACAGTGCCTAACGAGCTGA